One part of the Rutidosis leptorrhynchoides isolate AG116_Rl617_1_P2 chromosome 1, CSIRO_AGI_Rlap_v1, whole genome shotgun sequence genome encodes these proteins:
- the LOC139884988 gene encoding cytochrome P450 CYP94D108-like: MEITFIQALVLILSIFLFIYSYFIFYSSNTKSKSTPQFGFKNYPILGTIPEFFLNRHRFLDWSTDVLSRCPTNTAVFIRPGKFNGVLTANPDNVEHILKTNFENYPKGTRFISLLEDFLGHGIFNSDGEMWRTQRKTASYEFNTRSLRNFVIETASVLLHKRLIPVLEKAADLNQVVDLQDLLERYSFDNICKVAFNVDPGCLNGDESEFMKAFEEATTLSSGRFMYLFPGVYKIKKLLNYGSEWKLHKSIVKVHKFADDIIKSRMKEMKEKQEEDLLSRFMDKPDFSPELLRDIVISFILAGRDTTSAALTWFFWLLSSHPEVERKILDELKTIRHGSNKSDVEKLYTFDELRQMHYLQAAISEGLRLYPPVPVDTKACLKDDVMPDGTFVGEGWFVTYHTYAMGRMESVWGNDCREFRPERWLELDERDGTKIVMYKPENPFKFPVFHGGPRICLGKEMAYTQMKLVAATIIEMFKVEVGPDANEKNPPEHVLALTIRMKNGLGVTVKKR; the protein is encoded by the coding sequence ATGGAGATAACGTTTATACAAGCTCTTGTTTTAATCTTGTCCATATTCCTCTTCATCTACTCATATTTCATCTTCTACTCATCAAACACTAAATCCAAATCCACCCCTCAATTTGGCTTCAAAAACTATCCAATACTCGGAACCATACCCGAATTTTTCCTAAATCGTCACCGTTTTCTCGACTGGAGTACCGATGTCCTATCTCGATGTCCTACCAACACCGCGGTCTTCATTCGTCCCGGGAAATTTAACGGCGTTTTAACCGCTAACCCTGATAACGTCGAACACATACTAAAAACCAACTTTGAAAATTACCCAAAAGGAACCCGGTTTATTTCCCTCCTTGAAGACTTTCTTGGTCATGGCATTTTTAATTCGGATGGCGAAATGTGGAGGACACAACGTAAAACCGCTAGTTACGAGTTCAATACGCGGTCCTTAAGGAATTTTGTAATCGAAACAGCTTCTGTTTTGTTACATAAACGGTTGATACCGGTTCTTGAAAAGGCTGCTGATTTAAACCAAGTTGTTGATCTTCAAGACCTTCTTGAAAGGTACTCTTTTGATAATATATGTAAAGTCGCGTTTAACGTTGACCCTGGTTGTCTCAATGGTGACGAGAGCGAATTCATGAAAGCTTTCGAAGAAGCTACAACGCTTAGTTCGGGGAGGTTTATGTATCTTTTTCCCGGTGTTTACAAAATTAAAAAGTTGTTGAACTATGGTTCCGAATGGAAGTTACATAAATCGATCGTTAAGGTTCATAAGTTTGCAGACGACATCATAAAGTCAAGAATGAAGGAAATGAAAGAAAAACAAGAAGAAGATTTGTTATCGCGATTTATGGACAAACCAGATTTTTCACCCGAGCTTCTTCGAGATATCGTTATAAGTTTTATATTAGCGGGTCGAGATACTACTTCGGCTGCATTAACATGGTTCTTTTGGCTTTTATCTTCGCATCCTGAAGTGGAGCGAAAAATACTTGACGAATTGAAAACAATTCGTCATGGATCTAACAAAAGTGATGTTGAAAAACTTTATACTTTTGACGAACTTCGACAAATGCATTACCTGCAAGCTGCAATTTCGGAAGGATTACGTTTGTACCCTCCGGTGCCTGTGGACACAAAAGCTTGCTTAAAAGATGATGTCATGCCAGATGGGACGTTTGTTGGGGAAGGTTGGTTCGTTACGTATCACACGTACGCAATGGGACGAATGGAGAGTGTTTGGGGGAACGATTGTCGTGAGTTTCGGCCCGAGCGATGGTTGGAATTAGACGAGAGAGATGGAACGAAAATAGTCATGTATAAACCCGAAAACCCGTTTAAGTTTCCAGTGTTTCATGGTGGACCGAGAATTTGTTTAGGAAAAGAAATGGCGTATACTCAAATGAAGTTAGTTGCAGCGACGATTATTGAGATGTTTAAGGTGGAGGTGGGGCCCGATGCGAATGAGAAAAATCCGCCGGAGCATGTATTGGCGTTAACGATTAGGATGAAAAATGGGCTGGGTGTGACGGTTAAGAAAAGATGA
- the LOC139884996 gene encoding uncharacterized protein, which yields MDDSRTSKKRSVVASSKLGSARCTNREKLAGDQVDKSKQSVVKQSSKPPPLPAMKRKFGASPKASSPTYNFRSKDQLTEGGKDSPAYNLRSKVQKTGGENVSTSNLKRESPKSYRANDFSADIQKKGILKNSAPPVNKIVSAKPSTTSLESLDKKNDLLTSQYESLFREPMYHIRWEGDDDLENRPFGQSCIICNKDLSGVTEDDDSESNDDYQYEEDDDEEEADDDGYYDDVMPALLPAVDILPCGHAYHTECLQQGTPQEPSTDPICTFCSKLA from the exons ATGGATGACTCGAGGACAAGTAAGAAGAGATCTGTGGTGGCTTCTTCTAAACTTGGATCTGCAAGATGCACTAACAGGGAAAAACTAGCAG GAGACCAAGTGGATAAATCCAAGCAGAGTGTTGTAAAACAATCGAGCAAACCTCCGCCACTACCCGCCATGAAAAGGAAATTCGGCGCATCCCCGAAGGCTTCTTCACCGACTTATAATTTTAGGAGTAAAGATCAGTTAACTGAAGGTGGTAAAGATTCTCCAGCTTATAATCTGAGGAGTAAAGTTCAAAAAACTGGAGGCGAGAATGTTTCAACAAGTAATTTAAAGAGGGAAAGCCCTAAAAGTTACCGTGCTAATGATTTTTCAGCTGATATACAGAAGAAGGGAATCTTGAAAAATTCGGCACCGCCTGTTAATAAGATCGTTAGCGCAAAACCTTCAACTACATCCCTGGAAAGCCTTGACAAGAAAAATGACCTTTTGACCAGTCAATATGAATCGCTTTTCCGTGAACCAATGTATCATATCAGATGGGAAG GTGATGATGATTTGGAAAATAGGCCATTTGGCCAGAGTTGTATAATATGCAATAAGGATCTCTCGGGTGTAACAGAAGATGATGATTCTGAATCTAATGATGATTATCAatacgaagaagatgatgatgaggagGAGGCGGACGATGATGGGTATTATGATGATGTCATGCCTGCACTTCTTCCTGCTGTTGATATCTTGCCATGTGGCCATGCGTACCATACCGAATGCTTGCAACAAGGTACACCTCAGGAACCATCGACTGATCCTATATGTACTTTTTGTTCAAAGCTGGCTTGA